The following coding sequences lie in one Kribbella sp. NBC_00709 genomic window:
- a CDS encoding response regulator transcription factor yields the protein MRCLIVDDSRHFLEAARGLLLREGVTVVGTASSAAEAGALVEGLRPDVVLVDIDLGGESGFDLIVQLRSAGSPPPMILISTHAEQDYADLIAASPAIGFVPKTNLSAAAIQRLLDRV from the coding sequence ATGCGGTGCCTGATCGTCGACGACAGCCGGCACTTCCTCGAAGCGGCGCGCGGCCTGTTGCTGCGCGAAGGCGTCACAGTCGTCGGTACGGCGTCCTCGGCGGCCGAAGCCGGTGCGCTGGTCGAGGGCCTGCGGCCGGACGTCGTACTCGTCGACATCGACCTCGGCGGCGAGAGCGGCTTCGACCTGATCGTCCAACTGCGGTCCGCCGGCTCACCGCCGCCGATGATCCTGATCTCGACTCACGCCGAGCAGGACTACGCGGACCTGATTGCCGCGAGCCCTGCGATCGGCTTCGTACCCAAGACGAACCTGTCCGCCGCCGCGATCCAGAGGTTGCTGGACCGGGTCTAG
- a CDS encoding sensor histidine kinase codes for MIGGVARRVLVASGLLMVLVGSGFVVLLISVQGLRASEHQARHTAAVLTSAHQVERLVADLATGQRDFVITGQERFLQPWQAAQAQLPAQTAALQQLVASSPDELTRAQEVSRSVTSYLQDYSMPEIEAARRDPDAARTEAATAEGAQRVAQIRSVLDQLIGPEQQLSVAEQRHSDSVADQAVVAAIVGLAGSVVLILGFTIYLTRAIVRPVRVTAAMANQLAAGDLGVRVPETGVGEIRSLERTFNTMATSLGAASADVAASRARIVRSADETRRRIERDLHDGIQQRLVSLALDVRAIQAAPDAPAEELDKVADGLSATLDELREIARGIHPAILSEGGIGPALRMLARRSKVPAEVTVGFTTRLPAPIEAATYYVVSEALTNAAKHADASVVLVDADIVDGSLRLTVRDDGRGGADPANGSGLIGLDDRVQALGGTLVVESPTGAGTSLAVALPVTS; via the coding sequence ATGATCGGCGGAGTCGCCCGTCGGGTGCTGGTCGCGAGCGGGCTGTTGATGGTGCTGGTCGGCTCCGGGTTCGTGGTGCTGCTGATCTCGGTGCAGGGCTTGCGTGCGTCGGAACACCAGGCCCGGCACACCGCGGCTGTGCTGACGAGTGCGCACCAGGTGGAACGGCTGGTCGCCGACCTGGCAACCGGTCAGCGTGACTTCGTCATCACCGGACAGGAGAGGTTCCTGCAGCCGTGGCAGGCGGCGCAGGCGCAACTGCCGGCGCAGACGGCGGCATTACAGCAGTTGGTTGCCAGCAGCCCCGATGAGCTCACTCGGGCTCAGGAGGTGAGCCGCAGCGTGACGTCGTACCTGCAGGACTACTCGATGCCGGAGATCGAGGCTGCGCGCCGTGACCCGGACGCGGCCCGCACCGAGGCGGCCACTGCGGAGGGCGCGCAGAGGGTCGCTCAGATCCGGTCGGTGCTCGACCAGCTCATCGGTCCGGAGCAGCAGTTGTCAGTGGCCGAGCAGCGGCACTCGGACTCGGTCGCCGACCAAGCCGTCGTCGCTGCGATCGTCGGGCTCGCCGGTTCCGTCGTACTCATCCTGGGCTTCACCATCTACCTGACCCGCGCGATCGTCCGGCCGGTCCGGGTCACGGCCGCGATGGCGAACCAGTTGGCCGCGGGCGACCTCGGCGTACGCGTGCCGGAAACGGGAGTCGGCGAGATCCGTTCGCTGGAGCGGACGTTCAACACGATGGCGACCTCGCTCGGTGCGGCGAGCGCCGACGTCGCCGCGTCGCGGGCACGCATCGTACGGTCGGCGGACGAGACGCGGCGCCGGATCGAGCGGGATCTGCACGACGGCATCCAGCAACGGCTCGTCTCGCTCGCCCTCGACGTACGGGCGATCCAAGCAGCCCCGGACGCCCCGGCGGAGGAGCTGGACAAGGTGGCCGACGGGTTGTCGGCCACGCTGGACGAACTGCGAGAGATTGCCCGCGGCATCCATCCCGCGATCCTGTCCGAAGGCGGTATCGGCCCGGCGCTCCGGATGCTGGCGCGCCGATCCAAGGTCCCGGCAGAAGTCACGGTCGGCTTCACGACCCGGCTCCCGGCGCCGATCGAAGCGGCAACGTACTACGTCGTGTCCGAAGCACTCACCAACGCCGCGAAGCACGCCGACGCGTCCGTCGTACTGGTCGATGCGGACATCGTCGACGGCAGCTTGCGGCTGACCGTTCGCGATGACGGCCGTGGTGGCGCGGACCCGGCGAACGGCTCCGGGCTGATCGGGCTCGACGACCGCGTCCAGGCCCTCGGCGGCACGCTGGTGGTCGAGAGCCCAACAGGAGCAGGCACTTCGCTCGCGGTCGCGCTGCCCGTCACCTCGTAG
- a CDS encoding pseudouridine synthase, translating to MGDDAGVRLQKVLARAGVASRRNAELLIEEGRVEVDGRVVTEFGVRVDPETAVIRVDGERIPPVSANVYLVLNKPRGVVTTMSDPQGRPCITDYVQDRPERLFHIGRLDTDTEGLLLLTNHGEFAHRLAHPSYEVSKTYVAEVEGNVKPAVLRTLLDGIELDDGPARADTVKIVSTVPGRTLVEMSLHEGRNRIVRRMFDAVGHPVKRLTRTAIGPVRRGNLHTGELRDLDQKELGKLLDLVDL from the coding sequence ATGGGGGATGACGCCGGGGTTCGGTTGCAGAAGGTTCTGGCTCGGGCGGGGGTGGCTTCTCGGCGGAATGCTGAGTTGCTGATCGAGGAGGGGCGGGTCGAGGTCGACGGGCGGGTGGTGACGGAGTTCGGGGTCCGGGTGGATCCGGAGACGGCGGTCATCCGGGTCGACGGGGAGCGGATCCCGCCGGTGAGTGCGAACGTGTACCTCGTCCTCAACAAACCGCGCGGTGTCGTGACCACGATGTCCGACCCGCAAGGCCGTCCGTGCATCACCGACTACGTGCAGGATCGCCCGGAGCGGCTGTTCCACATCGGCCGGCTCGACACCGACACCGAGGGTTTGTTGCTGCTCACCAACCACGGCGAGTTCGCGCACCGTCTCGCACACCCGTCGTACGAGGTCTCCAAGACGTACGTCGCCGAGGTCGAAGGCAACGTCAAACCCGCAGTACTGCGGACGCTCCTGGACGGTATCGAGCTCGACGACGGCCCGGCCCGCGCGGACACGGTGAAGATCGTCTCCACCGTCCCCGGCCGCACGCTGGTCGAGATGAGCCTGCACGAGGGCCGCAACCGCATCGTCCGCCGGATGTTCGACGCGGTCGGTCACCCGGTGAAGCGCCTGACCCGCACCGCCATCGGCCCGGTCCGCCGCGGCAACCTGCACACCGGCGAACTCCGCGACCTCGACCAGAAGGAGCTCGGCAAACTCCTCGACCTGGTGGACCTCTGA
- a CDS encoding sugar ABC transporter substrate-binding protein: MRTPLRAAALAGLTLTLSASLVACGNNNNSSASGSSTPPPNTKVGILLPDTASSPRWVSADPNELRKQCTANKLTCYIDNANASATTMESQAQALINQGVGVLLVTNLDSGSGKAIESLAKQHNVVTIDYDRLTTGGTAEYYVSYDNVKVGEDQGTALAACSQVAGKSAVGYVDIDGAPTDNNATLFAQGYNSVLSKQTGWTKLGEQTGNWDPATAQTVFTTMLGRHPNLNAVMVANDTMAQSVINVLKSQGLAGKVAVSGQDATAGGLDNVMAGTQCFTIYKPVAGEADVAIKLAGQILSGQKPTAPATIKDPTTGREVPSYLADPTVITKKNVALPVTDGYETAASVCPTPALVKLCGENGIKTP, encoded by the coding sequence ATGCGAACACCATTGAGAGCTGCCGCGCTGGCCGGACTCACCCTCACCTTGAGCGCGAGCCTGGTTGCCTGTGGCAACAACAACAATTCCTCGGCGAGCGGCAGCAGTACACCGCCGCCGAACACCAAGGTCGGCATCCTGCTGCCGGACACTGCGTCCTCGCCGCGCTGGGTCTCGGCCGATCCGAACGAGCTGCGTAAGCAGTGCACGGCCAACAAGCTGACCTGCTACATCGACAACGCGAACGCCAGCGCGACCACCATGGAGTCGCAGGCGCAGGCGCTGATCAACCAGGGCGTCGGCGTGCTGCTGGTGACGAACCTCGACTCGGGGTCGGGCAAGGCGATCGAGTCGCTGGCCAAGCAGCACAACGTGGTGACGATCGACTACGACCGCCTGACCACGGGCGGTACGGCGGAGTACTACGTCTCGTACGACAACGTGAAGGTCGGCGAGGACCAGGGCACCGCGCTGGCCGCCTGTTCGCAGGTGGCGGGCAAGAGTGCCGTCGGGTACGTCGACATCGACGGCGCACCGACCGACAACAACGCGACGTTGTTTGCCCAGGGCTACAACTCGGTGCTGTCGAAGCAGACCGGCTGGACGAAGCTCGGTGAGCAGACCGGCAACTGGGACCCGGCCACGGCGCAGACCGTGTTCACCACGATGCTCGGCCGGCACCCGAACCTGAACGCGGTGATGGTTGCCAACGACACCATGGCGCAGTCGGTGATCAACGTGCTGAAGTCGCAGGGTCTGGCCGGCAAGGTCGCGGTGTCCGGTCAGGACGCCACCGCCGGCGGTCTGGACAACGTGATGGCAGGCACCCAGTGCTTCACGATCTACAAGCCGGTCGCCGGTGAGGCCGATGTCGCGATCAAGCTGGCAGGTCAGATCCTGTCCGGCCAGAAGCCGACCGCCCCGGCAACGATCAAGGACCCGACCACCGGTCGCGAGGTCCCGTCGTACCTGGCGGATCCGACCGTCATCACCAAGAAGAACGTGGCACTGCCCGTGACGGACGGGTACGAGACCGCCGCCTCGGTGTGTCCGACGCCGGCGCTGGTGAAGCTGTGCGGCGAGAACGGCATCAAGACCCCGTGA
- a CDS encoding ATP-binding cassette domain-containing protein has translation MTTLELKGVGKSFGPVVALSEVDFSAEAGDVTALVGDNGAGKSTLVKCIGGIHRIDTGEILVDGTPQQLHEPRDAARLGIEIVHQDLALADNLDVVGNMFLGRERVGRLHTLDENTMEQLASQTLASLGVRTVRSVRQRVASLSGGQRQTVAIAKSVLWSSKIVILDEPTAALGVAQTEQVLDLVRRLADRGVAVVLVSHNMNDVMQVADSIAVLFLGRTATQVRRKDVSQTQVVELITSGRSGELGLPAESRGATS, from the coding sequence GTGACGACCCTTGAGCTGAAGGGCGTCGGCAAGTCGTTCGGTCCGGTCGTGGCGCTGTCGGAAGTGGACTTCAGCGCCGAGGCCGGCGACGTGACCGCCCTGGTCGGAGACAACGGGGCGGGCAAGTCGACCCTGGTCAAGTGCATCGGCGGCATCCACCGCATCGACACCGGCGAGATCCTCGTGGACGGTACGCCGCAGCAGCTGCACGAACCGCGGGACGCGGCGCGGCTCGGCATCGAGATCGTCCACCAGGATCTGGCCCTGGCCGACAATCTCGATGTCGTCGGCAACATGTTCCTCGGCCGCGAACGGGTCGGCCGGCTGCACACGCTCGACGAGAACACGATGGAGCAGCTGGCCTCGCAAACCCTTGCCTCGTTGGGAGTCCGGACGGTTCGGTCGGTGCGGCAACGGGTCGCCAGCCTGTCGGGCGGCCAGCGGCAGACCGTCGCGATCGCGAAGTCGGTGCTCTGGAGCTCGAAGATCGTCATCCTCGACGAGCCGACCGCGGCCCTCGGGGTCGCGCAGACCGAGCAGGTGCTGGACCTGGTACGGCGGCTGGCCGATCGCGGCGTGGCCGTCGTCCTGGTCTCGCACAACATGAACGACGTCATGCAGGTCGCCGACTCCATCGCCGTGCTGTTCCTGGGCCGGACGGCCACGCAGGTACGGCGCAAGGACGTGAGCCAGACCCAGGTCGTCGAGCTGATCACCAGCGGCCGGTCCGGCGAACTCGGACTGCCGGCCGAGTCGAGGGGAGCGACATCGTGA
- the scpB gene encoding SMC-Scp complex subunit ScpB, which translates to MEDEDYLPPGQTAVPVGDEVVVDDDTMRRAIEAILMVTDEPLPVLTLARAVGRPTGDVAEALGALAEEYTEQGRGFDLREVGGGWRYYTRVEAAPYVERFVLDGQQARLTQAALETLSVVAYKQPVSRARVSAIRGVNVDGVMRTLVARGLVEEAGADTESQATLYRTTTYFLERMGMQSLDDLPELAPYLPDMDDIEEELAAQSLPPATPSADDTASADTTQAAESTQDPESTPTEHAEPADDAGQANETDSEQTEYGESAVSAWEAGDAEDVGEGGSAEGAEWADDAVGAETADVDEDEEDEDAADAADLQGVEDDEDAADVGDVRGGGDEDDEQDVDGVSSAAGWGVRDGG; encoded by the coding sequence GTGGAGGATGAGGATTATTTGCCGCCTGGGCAGACGGCGGTGCCGGTGGGGGATGAGGTTGTTGTTGATGACGACACCATGCGGCGGGCGATCGAGGCGATCCTGATGGTGACGGACGAGCCGTTGCCGGTGCTGACGTTGGCGCGGGCGGTCGGGCGGCCGACGGGGGATGTGGCGGAGGCGCTGGGGGCGCTGGCGGAGGAGTACACCGAGCAGGGGCGTGGGTTCGACCTGCGTGAGGTCGGCGGCGGGTGGCGGTACTACACCCGCGTCGAGGCAGCGCCGTACGTCGAACGCTTCGTGCTCGACGGTCAGCAGGCGAGGCTGACTCAGGCCGCGCTGGAGACGCTGTCGGTGGTCGCGTACAAGCAGCCGGTCAGCCGGGCGCGGGTCTCCGCGATCCGCGGGGTGAACGTCGACGGCGTCATGCGCACGCTGGTAGCGCGAGGGTTGGTCGAGGAGGCGGGCGCCGACACGGAGTCGCAGGCGACGCTCTACCGCACCACGACGTACTTCCTGGAACGCATGGGCATGCAGTCCTTGGACGATCTTCCTGAACTCGCCCCGTACCTTCCCGACATGGACGACATCGAGGAGGAGCTGGCAGCCCAGTCCCTCCCGCCCGCGACGCCGTCAGCAGACGACACCGCCTCGGCGGACACCACGCAGGCAGCAGAGTCGACCCAGGACCCGGAGTCCACACCCACCGAGCACGCCGAGCCCGCGGACGACGCTGGGCAGGCGAACGAGACCGACTCCGAGCAGACGGAGTACGGCGAGTCCGCGGTGAGTGCCTGGGAGGCGGGTGACGCGGAGGACGTCGGGGAGGGCGGATCTGCGGAGGGTGCCGAGTGGGCGGATGACGCGGTGGGTGCGGAGACCGCTGACGTCGACGAGGACGAAGAAGACGAAGACGCTGCAGACGCTGCGGACCTGCAGGGTGTTGAGGATGACGAAGACGCCGCGGACGTTGGGGACGTGCGGGGTGGCGGGGACGAAGACGATGAACAAGATGTTGATGGTGTGAGCTCGGCGGCTGGGTGGGGTGTGCGGGATGGGGGATGA
- a CDS encoding segregation and condensation protein A, whose translation MSSDSLPLDLGADDTPAVAEGKGFSVHLVNFEGPFDLLLQLISKHKLDITEIALSVITDDFIAHIKALGSEWDLDQTSEFLLIAATLLDLKAARLLPKGEVEDDEDLALLEARDLLFARLLQYRAFKQIAALVQERMAVESRRFPRAVGVEPRFAELLPEVLLGLDPAGLAALAARAMAPKSDVPEGVSLAHLHAPAVTVREQAVVIVDRLRRQRSTTFRALVADSPDTVTTVCRFLALLELFREAAVTFDQVTPLGELTIRWTGTDEGEIDVSDEFDEEATPADEAGEAPVVAEDTDFLEPGASLTDESDIDPGPAPTPASDETANQ comes from the coding sequence GTGTCCTCGGACTCGTTGCCTTTGGATCTCGGCGCCGACGACACGCCGGCTGTTGCTGAGGGCAAGGGGTTCAGCGTTCACCTGGTGAACTTCGAGGGCCCGTTCGACCTGCTGCTGCAGCTCATTTCGAAGCACAAGCTCGACATCACCGAGATCGCGCTGTCGGTGATCACGGACGATTTCATCGCGCACATCAAGGCGCTCGGGTCGGAGTGGGATCTCGATCAGACCTCGGAGTTCCTGCTGATCGCGGCGACGTTGCTGGACCTGAAGGCGGCGCGGTTGCTGCCGAAGGGCGAGGTCGAGGACGACGAGGACCTCGCGCTGCTGGAGGCTCGGGATCTGCTGTTCGCGCGACTGCTGCAGTACCGGGCGTTCAAGCAGATCGCGGCCCTGGTGCAGGAGCGGATGGCGGTCGAGTCGCGGCGGTTCCCGCGGGCTGTCGGGGTCGAGCCGCGGTTCGCCGAGCTGCTGCCCGAGGTGTTGCTCGGGCTCGATCCGGCCGGGTTGGCGGCCCTTGCGGCGCGGGCGATGGCGCCCAAGAGCGACGTACCTGAAGGGGTTTCGCTCGCTCACCTGCACGCGCCGGCCGTCACGGTGCGCGAGCAGGCCGTTGTGATCGTGGATCGGTTGCGGCGGCAACGCAGTACGACGTTCCGGGCGTTGGTTGCGGACTCGCCGGACACCGTGACAACCGTGTGCCGGTTCCTTGCGCTGCTGGAGCTGTTCCGCGAGGCGGCGGTGACGTTCGACCAGGTGACGCCGTTGGGCGAGCTCACGATCCGGTGGACGGGCACGGACGAGGGCGAGATCGACGTCAGCGACGAGTTCGACGAAGAAGCCACACCGGCTGACGAAGCAGGCGAAGCGCCGGTAGTTGCCGAGGACACCGACTTCCTCGAACCCGGCGCGAGCCTGACCGACGAATCCGACATCGACCCCGGTCCCGCCCCCACCCCAGCATCCGACGAGACGGCAAACCAGTGA
- a CDS encoding sugar ABC transporter permease codes for MTAKVGPAIAEETPVRGPGALSVYIRDYLARLRGGELGSAPAIVGLVVITAFFSIVHQGFLSAYNLEALVIQAAPIIVMAMGLVFVLLLGEIDLSAGTTGGLCSAIMAVLLLRHGQSWWVGVLAGLAVGLVIGYVMGWLRARAGIPSFVITLATFLAFQGLTLILVGGQGSVILPTGSPLISLENSFVPLWLGWTLLGIFVAGYAAIKLIDARGRRQSGLPATPVAVIVAKVVGVALLGSAFTYEMGLNRNLITNAFFSNKAQGEPWAVVLLVLLFVIWHFTLSRTRYGRHVYAVGGNEEAARRAGVVVSRIRISVFVICSGMAAVSGVVAASLLQSVQSNAGAGNTLLLAVGAAVIGGTSLFGGRGRMIDAVLGGLVVAVIINGMSDLIQGANSSGYEWVVTGAVLLLAAGFDAVVRRGRST; via the coding sequence GTGACCGCGAAGGTCGGACCTGCCATCGCCGAAGAGACACCGGTGCGGGGTCCGGGTGCGTTGAGCGTCTACATCCGGGACTACCTGGCCAGGCTGCGCGGCGGTGAGCTCGGATCGGCCCCCGCGATCGTCGGTCTGGTGGTGATCACCGCGTTCTTCTCGATCGTGCATCAGGGCTTCCTGAGCGCGTACAACCTCGAGGCACTCGTCATCCAGGCCGCGCCGATCATCGTGATGGCGATGGGCCTGGTCTTCGTTCTGCTGCTCGGGGAGATCGACCTGTCGGCCGGGACGACCGGTGGATTGTGCTCGGCGATCATGGCCGTTCTGTTGCTGCGGCACGGGCAGTCGTGGTGGGTCGGCGTACTCGCGGGGCTCGCGGTCGGACTGGTGATCGGCTACGTGATGGGGTGGCTGCGGGCGCGGGCCGGCATCCCGTCGTTCGTGATCACGCTGGCGACCTTCCTGGCCTTCCAGGGGCTGACGCTGATCCTGGTCGGCGGTCAAGGGTCGGTGATCCTGCCGACCGGTTCACCTCTGATCTCGTTGGAGAACAGCTTCGTGCCGCTGTGGCTCGGCTGGACGCTGCTCGGGATCTTCGTCGCCGGGTACGCCGCGATCAAGCTGATCGATGCGCGCGGTCGCCGGCAGAGCGGACTGCCCGCGACACCGGTCGCGGTGATCGTGGCGAAGGTGGTCGGGGTCGCGTTGCTCGGCAGCGCGTTCACCTACGAGATGGGGCTCAACCGCAACCTGATCACGAACGCGTTCTTCAGCAACAAGGCGCAGGGCGAGCCGTGGGCCGTCGTACTGCTGGTGCTGCTGTTCGTGATCTGGCACTTCACCCTGAGCCGGACCCGCTACGGCCGGCATGTGTACGCCGTCGGCGGCAACGAGGAGGCCGCCCGCCGGGCCGGCGTCGTGGTGTCCCGGATCCGGATCTCGGTCTTCGTGATCTGTTCCGGGATGGCGGCCGTCTCGGGTGTGGTCGCTGCGTCGCTCCTGCAGTCGGTGCAGTCGAACGCGGGCGCCGGGAACACGCTGCTGCTGGCGGTCGGCGCGGCCGTGATCGGCGGTACGTCGTTGTTCGGCGGCCGTGGCCGGATGATCGACGCCGTACTCGGCGGCCTCGTGGTGGCCGTCATCATCAACGGCATGAGCGACCTGATCCAGGGCGCGAACTCGTCCGGCTACGAATGGGTCGTCACCGGCGCAGTCCTCTTGCTAGCTGCCGGATTCGACGCCGTGGTACGCCGCGGGCGCTCCACCTAG
- a CDS encoding response regulator transcription factor — translation MSRTRVAIADDDVLLREGLASLLERSGFAVLGTAGNGPDLLELVRREVPELVIVDIRMPPGHSTEGLDAAEVIRREHPETAVLLLSAHVEVEHALQLMTAGQGVGYLLKSRVTDVEEFLESLRRVARGGSVVDPALVRELVDARRRHDPLAALSEREREVLSLVAEGRSNAGVARRLWVAEGTVEKHVRSILTKLDLPETDDDHRRVLAVLTYLDGVHRSAT, via the coding sequence GTGAGCCGGACCCGAGTGGCGATAGCGGACGACGACGTCCTGCTGCGCGAAGGGCTGGCCAGTCTGCTCGAGCGGTCCGGCTTCGCCGTGCTCGGTACGGCGGGCAACGGGCCGGACCTCCTCGAGCTGGTACGACGTGAGGTGCCGGAGCTCGTGATCGTCGACATCCGGATGCCGCCCGGGCACTCGACGGAAGGGCTCGACGCAGCCGAAGTCATCCGCCGGGAGCACCCGGAGACCGCGGTACTCCTGCTGTCGGCGCACGTGGAGGTCGAGCACGCGCTCCAGCTGATGACTGCCGGGCAGGGCGTCGGCTATCTGCTCAAGAGCCGGGTGACGGACGTCGAGGAGTTCCTCGAGAGTCTGCGACGGGTGGCGCGTGGCGGATCGGTGGTCGACCCGGCCCTGGTCCGGGAGCTGGTCGACGCCCGGCGCCGGCATGACCCGCTGGCCGCCCTCAGCGAGCGCGAGCGGGAGGTCCTGTCGCTGGTCGCGGAGGGCCGCTCGAACGCCGGTGTGGCACGTCGGCTGTGGGTCGCCGAGGGGACCGTCGAGAAGCACGTCCGCAGCATCCTGACCAAGCTCGATCTGCCGGAGACCGACGACGACCACCGCCGTGTCCTCGCCGTCCTCACCTACCTGGACGGCGTGCACCGCTCGGCGACATGA
- a CDS encoding APC family permease → MATSAAVPSARQSRPGLKRDIGFVGLIWASEGSIIGSGWLFGAQGALSTAGPAAIISWVIGGTAILILALVHAELGGMYPVSGGTARFPHYAFGGAAGASFGWFSWLQAATVAPIEVLAMITYGQHYSFASGWLETVNGQHILTASGIVVAVLLMAAVTAINFLSIRLLARTNSVATWWKVGIPLLTIFALAAVQFHGSNFTAANGFNPYGAKGILSAVSTSGIIFALLGFEQADQLAGESSNPRRDIPRAVIGSIVIGAVIYILLQIAFIAALPKDQIQGTWAHAAYTTMTGPFAQVATLLSMGWLATILYIDAVVSPAGTGLIYITGSSRVSYGLSRNGYVPSVFEKTNHRGVPWVGLITAFVIGCICFLPFPSWRSLVGLITSASVLMYAGAPLSLGVFRRRLPDAHRPYRLPGANWLSPLAFVVANLLILWSGWMTDWKLGVAILLGYVILIANRVFKLNPIMPQLDLRAAQWLPAYLIGMGLIVYLSDFGPLKHPWFPLWWDMLVTAVFSLVIYFWALAVALPAEQIQQMVDQVVVPEEANLG, encoded by the coding sequence ATGGCCACATCTGCAGCAGTACCTTCCGCTCGGCAGAGCCGGCCGGGCCTGAAGCGTGACATCGGCTTCGTCGGTCTGATCTGGGCGTCCGAAGGATCGATCATCGGCTCCGGCTGGTTGTTCGGCGCCCAGGGCGCCCTGTCCACCGCCGGCCCCGCGGCGATCATCTCCTGGGTGATCGGCGGTACGGCGATCCTCATCCTGGCGCTCGTGCACGCCGAACTGGGCGGTATGTACCCTGTCTCCGGCGGTACGGCGCGCTTCCCGCACTACGCGTTCGGCGGCGCGGCCGGTGCGTCGTTCGGCTGGTTCTCCTGGCTGCAGGCGGCCACCGTCGCACCGATCGAAGTGCTGGCGATGATCACCTACGGCCAGCACTACTCGTTCGCGAGCGGGTGGCTGGAGACCGTCAACGGACAGCACATCCTGACTGCGTCCGGGATCGTGGTCGCGGTCCTGCTGATGGCAGCGGTCACCGCGATCAACTTCCTCAGCATCAGGCTGCTCGCGCGCACCAACAGCGTGGCGACCTGGTGGAAGGTCGGCATCCCGCTGCTCACGATCTTCGCGCTCGCCGCGGTGCAGTTCCACGGCAGCAACTTCACCGCCGCGAACGGCTTCAACCCGTACGGCGCCAAGGGCATCCTGTCCGCGGTCTCGACCAGCGGCATCATCTTCGCGCTGCTCGGATTCGAGCAGGCCGACCAGCTGGCCGGCGAGAGCAGCAACCCGCGGCGCGACATCCCGCGCGCGGTGATCGGCTCCATCGTGATCGGCGCGGTGATCTACATCCTGCTGCAGATCGCGTTCATCGCAGCACTGCCCAAGGACCAGATCCAGGGCACGTGGGCGCACGCGGCGTACACCACGATGACCGGACCGTTCGCGCAGGTCGCGACGTTGCTGAGTATGGGGTGGCTGGCAACGATCTTGTACATCGACGCGGTGGTCTCGCCCGCCGGGACGGGCCTGATCTACATCACCGGTAGCTCGCGGGTGTCGTACGGGCTGAGCCGCAACGGGTACGTGCCGTCGGTGTTCGAGAAGACCAACCACCGCGGCGTGCCGTGGGTCGGGTTGATCACCGCCTTCGTGATCGGGTGCATCTGCTTCCTGCCGTTCCCGAGCTGGCGTTCACTGGTCGGGCTGATCACCAGCGCGAGCGTGCTGATGTACGCCGGAGCGCCGTTGTCGCTCGGGGTGTTCCGTCGACGGCTGCCCGACGCGCATCGCCCGTACCGGCTGCCGGGCGCGAACTGGCTGTCGCCGTTGGCGTTCGTGGTCGCGAACCTGCTGATCCTGTGGTCCGGGTGGATGACGGACTGGAAGCTCGGCGTCGCGATCCTGCTCGGGTACGTCATCCTGATCGCCAACCGGGTGTTCAAACTGAACCCGATCATGCCGCAGCTCGACCTGCGGGCCGCGCAATGGCTGCCGGCGTACCTGATCGGGATGGGGCTGATCGTGTACCTGAGCGACTTCGGCCCGTTGAAGCACCCGTGGTTCCCGCTCTGGTGGGACATGCTCGTCACCGCGGTCTTCAGCCTGGTCATCTACTTCTGGGCCTTGGCAGTCGCGCTCCCGGCCGAACAGATCCAGCAGATGGTCGACCAGGTCGTCGTACCCGAAGAAGCCAACCTGGGGTGA